One genomic region from Brassica rapa cultivar Chiifu-401-42 unplaced genomic scaffold, CAAS_Brap_v3.01 Scaffold0841, whole genome shotgun sequence encodes:
- the LOC108872231 gene encoding uncharacterized protein LOC108872231 — protein sequence MSKINNLEYASLNLSGDNYLQWELDTKILLRSRNLGDTITEGTEPSDKDNYKAIVVIRHHLAEGLKDQYLTIENPLELWTELKTRFNHQKTVILPKALYDWRNLRIQDYKSVEEYNSALFKIVSKLKLCGETITDADMLEKTFSTFHTSNVVLQQQYREKGFSTYAALISCLLLAEQNNELLMMNSELRPPGAKALPEAHAAVEPKDETPRESYRGRMRGRGRWQGRNRGFQPRGRGFQPRDHLGRSRGRGYSRGHQANHGYKSDFKTHGSSSTKSACYRCGMTNHWANKCKTPQHLVKLYQESIKGKNSEANLVHYDDENDLDHEDDQAHDKDDHEDFETSDLLTSG from the coding sequence ATGTCGAAAATCAACAACCTTGAATATGCTTCCCTCAATCTCTCCGGAGATAATTACCTCCAATGGGAGCTTGATACCAAAATCCTCTTAAGGTCCAGAAACCTTGGTGATACTATCACTGAAGGCACTGAGCCATCAGACAAGGATAATTACAAGGCAATCGTTGTCATTCGCCATCACCTTGCTGAAGGTCTCAAGGACCAGTATCTCACAATTGAGAATCCTCTGGAACTTTGGACAGAGTTGAAAACCAGATTTAATCATCAGAAAACTGTGATATTGCCAAAAGCCCTTTATGATTGGAGAAACCTGAGAATCCAAGACTATAAGTCTGTGGAAGAGTATAACTCGGCTTTGTTCAAAATAGTCTCAAAGTTGAAACTTTGTGGTGAGACTATTACTGATGCTGATATGTTGGAGAAGACATTCTCCACATTCCACACCAGCAATGTTGTGCTTCAGCAACAGTACCGAGAGAAAGGTTTCTCCACTTATGCTGCCTTAATCTCTTGTTTGTTGCTAGCTGAGCAAAACAATGAGTTGCTCATGATGAACAGTGAGCTAAGGCCTCCTGGTGCTAAAGCATTGCCTGAGGCACATGCGGCCGTAGAGCCAAAAGATGAGACTCCAAGAGAGTCATACCGTGGTCGCATGAGAGGCCGTGGTAGATGGCAAGGTCGTAACCGTGGGTTTCAACCACGTGGCCGTGGATTTCAACCACGAGACCATCTTGGTCGCAGCCGAGGCCGAGGCTATAGCCGAGGTCATCAAGCTAACCATGGGTATAAGTCCGACTTCAAAACCCATGGCTCGAGCTCGACCAAATCTGCTTGCTATCGTTGTGGGATGACCAATCATTGGGCTAATAAATGCAAAACTCCCCAACACCTTGTTAAGCTCTACCAGGAGAGCATAAAGGGCAAGAACTCTGAGGCAAATTTGGTCCATTATGATGATGAGAATGATCTGGACCATGAGGATGATCAAGCCCATGACAAAGATGATCATGAGGACTTTGAGACTTCAGACCTCCTTACAAGTGGCTGA